The following proteins come from a genomic window of Candidatus Methylomirabilota bacterium:
- a CDS encoding shikimate kinase: MDDNVILVGFMGAGKSSVGRLLAKRLGRCFVETDDMITAKEGRPIPEIFTVKGEPHFRALEDEAVRLLALKRGEVIATGGGLPCQEGRVEALQALGTVVWLSGDLPTLCERALRSGDRPMLQGKTREEIETLYKSRQPFYAKADLSVDTTRLNPDQVAAEVLRALRVRARPPHPALSPKGGEGSISE; encoded by the coding sequence ATGGATGACAACGTGATCCTCGTGGGATTCATGGGAGCGGGCAAGTCTTCGGTCGGGAGGCTCCTGGCCAAGCGGCTGGGCCGCTGCTTCGTCGAGACCGACGACATGATCACCGCCAAGGAGGGGCGCCCCATCCCCGAGATCTTCACGGTGAAGGGCGAGCCGCACTTCCGCGCCCTCGAGGACGAGGCGGTGCGGCTTCTCGCCCTCAAGCGTGGAGAGGTCATTGCCACGGGCGGCGGGTTGCCGTGCCAGGAGGGGCGCGTGGAAGCTCTCCAGGCCCTGGGCACGGTCGTCTGGCTGTCTGGCGATCTCCCGACACTCTGCGAGCGAGCGCTCAGAAGCGGCGATCGGCCGATGCTCCAAGGCAAGACACGCGAGGAGATCGAGACGCTCTACAAGTCCCGCCAACCCTTCTACGCCAAGGCTGATCTGAGTGTGGACACGACGCGCCTCAACCCCGACCAGGTCGCGGCGGAGGTGCTCAGGGCGCTTCGTGTGCGGGCCCGACCCCCGCACCCTGCCCTCTCCCCCAAGGGGGGAGAGGGATCAATTTCTGAGTGA
- a CDS encoding vitamin B12 dependent-methionine synthase activation domain-containing protein translates to MSAALDVRSPVPVTLDRRCLSLRVDPQDVLRFQGYKKGRDIPDATVLALFDEALALGESLMDPRFVYRAAGVTGQGLDLIQAGGEDLHIPEISRLWGVLEAVGAGICTVGAAIEDRVRSLWEERELPLAVMLDSVGSAAVESLAEYINDLLCQAALPAGLKVTNRISPGYAGWDTAEQAALFHLCPGEPIGVTLNDSCVMTPGKSISILVGIGPEARVDHYFTQCRRCWMRDCAYRRAPAVATVHR, encoded by the coding sequence GTGAGCGCGGCGCTCGACGTCCGCTCGCCCGTTCCCGTCACCCTCGACCGCCGCTGCTTGTCCCTCCGCGTAGATCCCCAAGACGTCCTGCGCTTCCAGGGCTACAAGAAGGGCCGCGACATCCCGGATGCAACCGTGCTTGCGCTCTTCGACGAGGCACTGGCCCTCGGCGAATCGCTCATGGATCCGCGCTTCGTCTACCGCGCGGCGGGGGTGACCGGGCAAGGGCTCGATCTGATCCAGGCGGGCGGTGAAGATCTGCACATCCCCGAGATCAGCAGGCTGTGGGGCGTGCTGGAGGCGGTGGGGGCGGGGATCTGCACGGTGGGCGCCGCCATCGAAGATCGCGTGCGGTCGCTCTGGGAGGAGCGCGAGCTCCCGCTCGCCGTGATGCTCGACAGCGTCGGCTCGGCGGCGGTGGAGAGCCTGGCCGAATACATAAATGACCTCCTGTGCCAGGCGGCGCTTCCCGCCGGCCTGAAGGTCACCAATCGAATCAGCCCTGGCTATGCGGGCTGGGACACGGCCGAGCAGGCCGCGCTCTTCCACCTCTGCCCGGGCGAGCCCATCGGGGTGACGCTCAATGACTCGTGTGTCATGACGCCCGGCAAGAGCATCTCGATCCTCGTGGGCATCGGACCCGAGGCCCGCGTGGACCACTACTTCACCCAGTGCCGGCGCTGCTGGATGCGCGACTGCGCCTACCGCCGCGCCCCTGCCGTCGCCACCGTGCACCGATAG
- a CDS encoding homocysteine S-methyltransferase family protein, with translation MARPRGWEIVERAKAGERLVFDGGYGTALFAAGLSNGGCPELWNDTHADIVRGIHEGYFKAGSDFVETNTFGGTRLKLNEYKIGDRTRELNDKGARLARSVCPSGGFVAGSIGPTSCLPVDYGVGDNVATDDEYFATFKEQAEALAEGGVDIFAVETMMFPQEAIGAIKACKAAADLPVMATMFFQYEEIHDRDRTMWGESPAEVARTLLDAGADIVGMNCGRGPDRAIVIIREMRAVTEAPLIAYPNAGLPITKGDTTTYELGPEAMAKDYPALLDAGCNIVGACCGSGPEHIRLIAEVARSRRSPP, from the coding sequence ATGGCCCGGCCGCGCGGCTGGGAGATCGTGGAGCGCGCCAAGGCGGGGGAGCGCCTCGTCTTCGACGGCGGCTATGGCACGGCCCTCTTCGCGGCCGGGCTCAGCAACGGCGGCTGCCCGGAGCTCTGGAACGACACTCACGCCGATATCGTGCGCGGGATTCACGAGGGCTATTTCAAGGCCGGCTCGGACTTCGTGGAGACCAATACCTTCGGCGGCACGCGTCTGAAGCTCAACGAGTATAAGATCGGCGATCGCACCCGGGAGCTCAACGACAAGGGTGCCAGGCTCGCCCGCTCGGTGTGTCCGTCGGGCGGCTTTGTCGCGGGCTCCATCGGCCCCACGAGCTGCCTGCCCGTGGACTACGGCGTGGGCGACAACGTCGCGACGGACGACGAGTACTTCGCCACCTTCAAGGAACAGGCCGAGGCCCTGGCCGAGGGCGGAGTGGACATCTTCGCGGTGGAGACCATGATGTTTCCCCAGGAGGCCATCGGCGCCATCAAGGCCTGCAAGGCGGCCGCCGATCTGCCCGTGATGGCGACCATGTTCTTCCAGTACGAAGAGATCCACGACCGTGACCGCACCATGTGGGGCGAGAGTCCGGCCGAGGTGGCACGGACTCTGCTCGACGCGGGGGCGGACATCGTGGGCATGAACTGCGGTCGGGGCCCGGATCGCGCCATCGTCATCATCCGTGAGATGCGCGCGGTCACCGAGGCCCCGCTGATCGCCTATCCCAACGCGGGGCTCCCCATCACCAAGGGCGATACGACGACCTACGAGCTCGGGCCGGAGGCCATGGCCAAGGACTACCCGGCACTGCTCGACGCCGGCTGCAATATCGTGGGCGCTTGCTGTGGCTCGGGGCCGGAGCATATCCGCTTGATCGCCGAGGTCGCGCGCTCCCGCCGCTCGCCGCCGTGA
- a CDS encoding corrinoid protein, whose translation MSDDFDYPIMSRALILGDKDTVARKTQEGLALAMDPKDLIFRGLIPGMDVVGEKFRRNEYYVPQVLLSARAMYAGLDLLKPLITKAGGDGQSLGIIVIGTAQGDLHDIGKNLVAMMLEGAGFKVHNLGRDVAPEKFVAAVEEHGAQIVGISALMTTTMPAMKRTIDALAKAGLRERVKVMIGGAPVSQAYADEIGADGYARDSTIAVTRAKELLGVAAAT comes from the coding sequence ATGAGCGATGACTTCGACTACCCGATCATGTCGAGGGCGCTGATCCTGGGCGACAAGGACACGGTGGCCCGCAAGACCCAGGAAGGGCTCGCCCTCGCCATGGATCCCAAGGATCTGATCTTCCGAGGACTGATCCCGGGCATGGACGTGGTCGGAGAGAAGTTCCGGCGCAACGAGTACTACGTGCCGCAGGTCCTCCTCTCCGCGCGCGCGATGTACGCGGGGCTCGATCTCCTCAAGCCCCTCATCACCAAGGCGGGGGGCGACGGCCAGTCGCTGGGGATCATCGTGATCGGCACCGCGCAAGGCGACCTCCACGATATCGGCAAGAACCTGGTGGCCATGATGCTCGAGGGCGCGGGGTTCAAGGTCCACAACCTCGGGCGCGACGTGGCGCCGGAGAAGTTCGTGGCCGCGGTGGAGGAGCACGGGGCCCAGATCGTCGGGATCTCGGCCCTCATGACCACGACCATGCCCGCCATGAAGCGCACCATCGACGCCCTCGCCAAGGCCGGGCTGCGCGAGCGCGTCAAGGTGATGATCGGCGGCGCCCCCGTGAGCCAGGCCTATGCCGACGAGATCGGCGCCGACGGGTACGCCAGGGATTCGACCATCGCGGTGACGCGCGCCAAGGAGCTTCTCGGCGTGGCCGCGGCCACCTGA
- a CDS encoding rhodanese-like domain-containing protein, whose protein sequence is MIFQQILNEDAGCISYLIACSQAGQALVVDPARDRVDDYAAWARRKGLELTHIVDTHVHADHISGNQSLAAKVGARVHIHPAAEAAFPHTPIEHGDEIRFGTVRVQVIHTPGHTPDSVCLLVTDLSRGEEPWFILTGDTLFVGDVGRPDFGGERAAADLFESLTRRVLTLPDSVEVYPAHGGGSSCGRAMSSKPGSTIGFERRFNPALQPATVEAFVRELMTGLPPKPPSFDRIIARNRAQALPSTGEFQPLSAAQAREAMAKGGVILDVRSPAEFGDGHIPGAINVWIESSPFAPRVAMMAPVDSRFVLVAAGPSDLQRSVEALGRAGMDDILGYLQRGMTDWKSEGLPHASVPQITVHDLATMRDERPDLVVVDVREATEWDDGHIAGAVNFPMSQALSRLGELPADRPKAVLCAGGLRSSSVISALRRAGLTDCYNVAGGMREWVKAGYSTVKPGGATNDA, encoded by the coding sequence ATGATCTTTCAGCAGATCCTCAACGAGGATGCCGGCTGCATCTCCTACCTGATCGCCTGCAGCCAGGCGGGGCAGGCCCTCGTGGTCGACCCCGCCCGGGACCGGGTCGACGACTACGCGGCGTGGGCCCGGCGCAAGGGGCTCGAGCTCACCCACATCGTGGACACCCACGTCCACGCCGACCATATCTCGGGCAACCAGAGCCTGGCCGCAAAGGTCGGCGCCCGGGTGCACATTCATCCCGCGGCCGAGGCCGCGTTTCCCCATACGCCGATCGAGCACGGGGACGAGATCCGGTTCGGTACGGTGCGGGTGCAGGTCATCCACACCCCGGGACATACCCCGGACAGCGTCTGCCTGCTCGTGACCGATTTGTCGCGTGGAGAAGAGCCGTGGTTCATCCTGACCGGTGACACGCTCTTCGTGGGCGACGTCGGGCGACCGGACTTCGGCGGCGAGCGGGCAGCCGCCGATCTCTTCGAGAGCCTGACCCGCCGCGTGCTCACGCTGCCCGACAGCGTGGAAGTCTATCCCGCCCATGGCGGAGGGTCTTCGTGCGGGCGAGCGATGTCCTCCAAGCCCGGCTCCACCATCGGGTTCGAGCGCCGCTTCAACCCCGCCCTGCAGCCGGCAACGGTGGAGGCCTTCGTGCGCGAGCTCATGACGGGGCTGCCGCCGAAGCCGCCGAGCTTCGACCGCATCATCGCGCGCAACCGGGCCCAGGCCCTTCCCTCCACGGGCGAGTTTCAGCCGCTCTCTGCCGCGCAGGCGCGCGAGGCCATGGCCAAGGGGGGCGTCATCCTCGACGTGCGCAGCCCGGCCGAGTTCGGCGACGGCCACATTCCGGGTGCCATCAATGTCTGGATCGAGAGCAGTCCCTTCGCGCCGCGGGTGGCCATGATGGCCCCAGTCGATAGCCGCTTCGTCCTGGTGGCCGCGGGCCCGTCAGACCTCCAGCGCAGCGTCGAGGCGCTCGGACGCGCGGGCATGGACGACATCCTCGGCTATCTCCAGCGTGGCATGACGGATTGGAAGAGCGAAGGGCTGCCTCATGCGAGCGTGCCGCAGATCACCGTGCACGATCTTGCCACCATGCGGGACGAGCGGCCCGATCTGGTCGTGGTCGACGTGCGGGAAGCCACCGAATGGGACGACGGGCACATCGCGGGAGCCGTCAATTTCCCGATGAGCCAGGCCCTCTCGCGTTTGGGTGAGCTGCCCGCGGATCGCCCCAAGGCCGTGCTCTGCGCCGGCGGGCTCCGATCCAGCTCGGTCATCAGCGCCCTCCGGCGGGCGGGATTGACCGACTGCTACAATGTGGCCGGCGGCATGCGAGAGTGGGTCAAGGCAGGCTATTCCACGGTCAAGCCCGGAGGAGCCACGAACGACGCATGA
- a CDS encoding 3',5'-cyclic-nucleotide phosphodiesterase has product MKIKVLGSFGSEGQGQRPSAFLVDDKVLVDAGTVGGALTPAEQIEVEYALVSHAHFDHIAGLAFLTDTLAMIAPERRVTACSIGPVLDSLRTHVFNDVVWPNFANIPDPKNPVLAFRTLAEEGEARVGELWVTPVPVDHTIPTTGFVVHDGETGFVFSGDTGPTKQIWKLAREMRGIKAVIVETSFPNRMDALAKTSGHLTPEMLKRELDKAPPDIPVWIYHVKPQLYQETVEELAKIDSTRIHILEQSKTYTL; this is encoded by the coding sequence ATGAAGATCAAAGTCCTTGGCTCGTTCGGAAGCGAGGGGCAGGGACAGCGACCCTCAGCATTTCTCGTAGACGACAAGGTCCTGGTGGACGCCGGCACCGTCGGGGGCGCCCTCACGCCCGCCGAGCAGATCGAGGTCGAGTACGCGCTGGTCAGCCACGCCCATTTCGATCACATCGCCGGCCTGGCCTTTCTTACCGACACCTTGGCCATGATCGCGCCCGAGCGTCGGGTGACCGCATGCAGCATCGGGCCCGTGCTCGACAGCCTTCGAACCCATGTCTTCAATGACGTGGTCTGGCCAAATTTCGCCAATATCCCCGATCCGAAGAATCCCGTGCTGGCCTTCCGCACCCTCGCCGAAGAAGGCGAGGCGCGAGTGGGCGAGCTCTGGGTGACCCCGGTGCCCGTGGACCATACCATCCCCACCACGGGCTTCGTGGTCCACGACGGAGAGACGGGCTTCGTGTTCAGCGGGGACACGGGGCCGACCAAGCAGATCTGGAAGCTCGCGCGCGAGATGCGAGGGATCAAGGCGGTCATCGTGGAGACGTCCTTCCCCAACCGAATGGACGCGCTGGCGAAGACGTCCGGACACCTGACCCCGGAGATGCTCAAGCGCGAGCTCGACAAGGCGCCTCCGGACATTCCCGTCTGGATCTACCACGTCAAGCCGCAGCTGTACCAGGAAACCGTCGAAGAGCTCGCCAAGATCGACTCCACCCGCATCCACATCCTCGAGCAGAGCAAGACCTACACGCTGTAG
- a CDS encoding alpha/beta fold hydrolase has translation MAHLRLTGGELDGLLLHYLSEGQGPATVLLHGLGGFAESWRHTIPELGRHGRVIALDLPGFGKSGKPRRAYTLTFLAEVLEAFLRKLGLEQVRLVGHSMGGAVAARFTVAHPARVERLAFLASAVPGFPLRPSWVYRTLSLPGIGELLSRLITRGICATALERCFVSPDPEEIRFFVEHEFAVRASLDGRAAYLSLLRSVREDFTEHTQLYREGLLRFRRPILLVHGLQDAVIPLAHARQVSQGLDLATAKWLDRCGHFPQIEHAATVNTYLTEFLFEPASRG, from the coding sequence GTGGCGCACCTCCGGCTCACGGGCGGCGAGCTCGACGGGCTTCTTCTGCACTACCTCTCGGAGGGGCAGGGGCCGGCTACCGTGCTTCTCCACGGCCTGGGCGGCTTTGCCGAGTCCTGGCGCCATACCATCCCCGAGTTGGGACGCCACGGCCGGGTGATCGCCCTGGACCTGCCGGGCTTCGGGAAATCCGGCAAGCCCCGCCGCGCGTACACCCTGACCTTCCTGGCCGAGGTCCTCGAGGCATTCCTCCGCAAGCTGGGCCTCGAGCAGGTGCGCCTGGTCGGCCACTCCATGGGCGGCGCCGTGGCCGCCCGCTTCACCGTGGCTCACCCGGCCCGCGTCGAGCGGCTGGCCTTCCTCGCCTCCGCCGTGCCGGGGTTTCCCCTCCGGCCCTCGTGGGTGTACCGGACGCTGTCCCTGCCGGGGATCGGCGAGCTTCTCTCGAGGCTCATCACGCGCGGGATCTGCGCGACGGCGCTCGAGCGCTGCTTCGTCTCGCCCGATCCCGAGGAGATTCGCTTCTTCGTGGAGCACGAGTTCGCGGTCCGCGCCTCTCTCGATGGCCGGGCAGCCTACCTCTCGCTCCTGCGCTCGGTCCGGGAGGACTTCACGGAGCACACCCAGCTCTACCGGGAGGGACTGCTCAGGTTCCGGCGGCCCATCCTGCTCGTCCACGGGCTCCAGGACGCCGTCATCCCGCTGGCCCACGCACGGCAGGTGAGCCAGGGACTCGATCTCGCCACCGCCAAGTGGCTCGACCGGTGCGGGCACTTCCCGCAGATCGAGCACGCGGCCACCGTCAACACCTACCTGACGGAGTTTCTCTTCGAGCCCGCCTCCCGTGGATGA
- a CDS encoding D-cysteine desulfhydrase family protein: protein MTITPARIELALAPTPVMKLERLSRRLGVELWVKRDDLTGLLESGNKVRKLEFLVGDALAQGADTLITIGTLQSNCCRAVSAVAARLGLRAVLAVKGGRPDTYDGNLLLDRMLGAEVRYLTDDQFRQAAGTLEAISEDVRRVGGKPYVIPESGSNELGALGYLECAVELAEQITHGAPRFDTVALTCFSGGSQAGLLMGKQLAGLPSEIVGIPIAFPAERVRSYVSDTIGKAIRRFGFAIEVPKSIHLLDGYQGMGRAGVDDAELSLVIRLAREEGLMLDPVYTAKAFGGLLHTLERDPKALGQRVCFIHTGGIFSVFPFRDALTRLLDS from the coding sequence GTGACGATCACGCCCGCGCGAATCGAGCTGGCCCTGGCGCCCACGCCGGTCATGAAGCTCGAGCGGCTGTCGCGGCGGCTGGGGGTCGAGCTCTGGGTCAAGCGTGACGATCTGACCGGCCTCCTCGAATCCGGCAACAAGGTCCGCAAGCTCGAGTTCCTCGTCGGCGATGCCCTCGCCCAGGGCGCCGACACCCTCATCACCATCGGGACGCTCCAGTCCAACTGCTGCCGCGCTGTCTCGGCGGTGGCCGCGCGCCTTGGTCTCCGTGCCGTCCTCGCGGTCAAGGGCGGCCGGCCCGATACCTATGACGGAAACCTCCTCCTGGACCGGATGCTGGGCGCCGAGGTGCGGTATCTCACCGACGACCAGTTCCGCCAGGCCGCGGGCACCCTCGAAGCGATTTCCGAAGACGTCCGGCGCGTCGGGGGCAAGCCCTATGTGATTCCCGAGAGCGGCTCCAACGAGCTGGGGGCGCTCGGCTACCTCGAATGCGCCGTCGAGCTCGCGGAGCAGATCACCCACGGGGCGCCGCGCTTCGACACGGTGGCCCTGACGTGCTTCAGCGGGGGCAGCCAGGCCGGGCTCCTCATGGGCAAGCAGCTCGCCGGGCTGCCCTCGGAGATCGTGGGCATCCCCATCGCGTTCCCGGCCGAGCGCGTGCGCAGCTATGTCAGCGACACCATCGGGAAGGCCATCCGTCGCTTCGGCTTCGCCATCGAGGTGCCGAAGAGCATCCATCTTCTGGACGGCTACCAGGGAATGGGACGGGCCGGGGTGGACGACGCGGAGCTCTCCCTCGTGATCCGTCTGGCGCGTGAGGAAGGCCTGATGCTCGATCCCGTCTACACGGCCAAGGCCTTCGGCGGGCTTCTCCACACGCTCGAGCGCGACCCCAAGGCGCTCGGCCAGCGTGTCTGCTTCATCCACACCGGCGGTATCTTCAGTGTCTTTCCGTTCCGCGACGCGCTGACGCGACTCCTCGATTCCTGA
- a CDS encoding LLM class F420-dependent oxidoreductase — protein MKYGVAMFPTDYAIPTDALARELEARGFESLWLPEHTHIPVIRKSPWPGGADLPRDYWHTLDPFVALGAAAAVTRTLMLGTGICLVIERDPIILAKEVASLDFISGGRVLFGIGGGWNAEEMEDHGTPFSDRWKILRERIAAMKAIWTQEEAQYHGKYVNFDKLWSYPKPVQKPYPPILMGGSGPHARQRAAEFDGHWMPIIGRDPLDEAMADLRQRAEKAGRDPATVTVSLFGVRPDEGKLAGWRDMGVARVVFFVPSALAGTVLPLLDQYAAVAKKVG, from the coding sequence ATGAAATACGGCGTCGCGATGTTCCCGACCGACTATGCGATCCCCACGGATGCTCTGGCCCGCGAGCTTGAGGCGCGCGGCTTCGAGTCGCTGTGGCTCCCCGAGCACACGCATATCCCCGTCATCCGCAAGAGCCCATGGCCCGGCGGGGCCGATCTCCCGCGCGACTACTGGCACACGCTCGACCCCTTCGTCGCGCTGGGCGCAGCGGCCGCGGTGACCAGGACCCTCATGCTCGGCACCGGCATCTGCCTGGTGATCGAGCGCGACCCCATCATTCTCGCCAAGGAGGTCGCGAGCCTGGACTTCATCTCCGGGGGGCGCGTCCTCTTCGGCATCGGCGGGGGCTGGAACGCCGAGGAGATGGAGGACCACGGGACGCCGTTCAGCGATCGCTGGAAGATCCTGCGCGAGCGCATCGCGGCCATGAAGGCGATCTGGACGCAGGAGGAGGCGCAGTACCACGGGAAGTACGTCAATTTCGACAAGCTCTGGTCATACCCCAAGCCCGTCCAGAAGCCGTACCCGCCCATCCTCATGGGAGGCAGCGGCCCGCACGCGCGTCAGCGCGCCGCGGAGTTCGACGGGCACTGGATGCCCATCATCGGGCGCGATCCTCTGGATGAAGCCATGGCTGATCTGCGCCAGCGCGCGGAAAAGGCCGGGCGCGACCCGGCCACGGTGACGGTGTCGCTCTTCGGGGTGCGGCCCGACGAGGGCAAGCTCGCCGGGTGGCGCGACATGGGCGTGGCACGCGTGGTCTTCTTCGTCCCGTCCGCGCTGGCCGGCACCGTGCTGCCGTTGCTGGATCAGTACGCGGCGGTGGCGAAGAAGGTGGGCTAG
- a CDS encoding TlpA disulfide reductase family protein, producing the protein MKATVLLPGESIVVETARVEGENLWLDPPALVRCGGWEIKPEGLCRGSLCVPVPQGPAGQGLLDLGGPAPRVNLTALARHMGQPVAATPEHAVWSIGEAAEDAAERLLSLEAPDFTLPDIDGNPHRLSTFRGRKVFLLAWASWUGCRFDLPGWQALHAELEPKGLTVITVALDSAGTAAAGEWIRAASPTHPSLIDAHYDVARAYNMVNVPTAVWIDEDGAIVRPNEVAFADNRWIEYTKFDMTRYLAAIRDWVDRGPRSGFVLPPKERRQRLFVPSAAHALAAATFRLAEHLHESGRPEAAVPFFKRAQELQPESWCFKRQAWALTDAERFYGTSFQKEVKALGGRPYYTPLDLGG; encoded by the coding sequence ATGAAAGCGACAGTGCTGTTGCCCGGCGAGTCGATAGTGGTGGAGACGGCCCGGGTCGAGGGCGAGAACCTCTGGCTCGACCCGCCGGCCCTCGTGCGCTGCGGAGGCTGGGAGATCAAGCCCGAGGGGCTGTGCCGCGGCTCGCTCTGCGTGCCGGTGCCTCAAGGCCCGGCTGGCCAGGGGCTCCTTGACCTGGGCGGGCCCGCCCCCAGGGTCAACCTCACGGCTCTCGCGCGTCATATGGGCCAGCCGGTCGCCGCGACTCCCGAGCACGCCGTCTGGTCCATCGGCGAGGCGGCCGAGGACGCCGCCGAGCGGCTCCTGTCCCTCGAGGCGCCCGACTTCACCCTCCCGGACATCGACGGGAATCCCCACCGCCTCTCGACCTTTCGAGGTCGGAAGGTTTTTCTCCTTGCCTGGGCCTCATGGTGAGGCTGCCGCTTCGACCTGCCCGGGTGGCAGGCCCTGCACGCCGAGCTGGAGCCGAAAGGCCTGACCGTGATCACGGTGGCCCTCGACAGCGCGGGAACGGCCGCGGCCGGCGAGTGGATCCGCGCGGCCAGCCCGACTCACCCCTCGCTCATCGACGCCCACTACGACGTCGCGCGAGCCTACAACATGGTCAATGTCCCGACCGCCGTGTGGATCGATGAGGACGGGGCTATCGTGCGCCCGAACGAAGTTGCCTTCGCCGACAACCGCTGGATCGAGTACACCAAGTTCGACATGACGCGCTACCTGGCGGCCATCCGCGACTGGGTCGACCGCGGCCCGCGGAGCGGCTTTGTCCTGCCCCCGAAGGAGCGCCGCCAGCGGCTCTTCGTGCCGTCGGCGGCGCACGCGCTCGCCGCGGCGACCTTCCGCCTGGCCGAGCACCTGCACGAAAGCGGACGGCCCGAGGCGGCCGTGCCCTTCTTCAAGCGGGCGCAGGAGCTGCAGCCCGAGTCGTGGTGCTTCAAGCGCCAGGCCTGGGCCCTGACCGACGCCGAGCGCTTCTACGGCACCAGTTTCCAGAAAGAGGTCAAGGCCCTCGGCGGCCGCCCGTACTACACCCCGCTCGATCTCGGAGGATGA